A stretch of the Candidatus Palauibacter polyketidifaciens genome encodes the following:
- a CDS encoding TonB-dependent receptor, producing MTPALARLTLSAALGLGGSLLPAAAEARIQAERQARTQAQAQGRIFDLASGAGIADAEVTWLPARAAAGSAAPGAEGSPARAPHQTSVRTNSVGVLTPDDTWGPDGGIEVSALGYLPRKLAWADAAAAGWRIGLERDPLALDEIVVTASSLPRLRSQIAVPMETVEAEEIDAAGVASADGLLAEIPGVQVTAGTPVGSNLMIRGIGGARVLVLLDGQPTAGALLENRDLSRMSLAGVERVEIVKGPLSSLYGSDALGGVVNVITQLPASGFQIDARAVSGGAGRREAEATASGGGRLRYRITGGWRQEDRIPGLADGGRSAFARVWDFRSRFQFKASNAWDLLATATYLRERQRWPVGGAFSGFNDNAGFSGSVEARRPLGAGTWSGSLFLQEYEHLFRSARGDAPIADEGDDTQWERLAKGAAGYSAVLGGHSVDVGFEVASRAIRSPDKLVEERAADQQLALFAQDAWRLGGTVVSGGARLTWNDRWGSNLSPTVGVTRRAGEHVHLRAAVARGFRAPSFKELAWNFVNVGGGYVLQGFPDLDPERSWNISGGVEWQPASTLRMEVEAFSNRIRNLIEPGFVGNAESGLLVFSPRNVADAITRGFEFSLRAVLDRAEFTAGYAYLDAYAVDSGLPLDRRAAHSARARAAWTAEALSGLRLDATAHLTGAAPIIGTGADGSDARIGTQERFVAIDLQISVDLGRRLKLVAGVDNLFDARPAGWQGAIERKLRLGLAVEELFAR from the coding sequence GTGACGCCCGCGCTCGCGCGCCTGACCCTCAGCGCCGCCCTCGGACTGGGCGGCAGCCTGCTTCCGGCTGCGGCCGAGGCCCGGATACAGGCCGAGAGACAGGCCCGGACACAGGCTCAGGCGCAGGGTCGGATCTTCGACCTGGCGTCGGGGGCGGGGATCGCGGACGCCGAGGTGACGTGGCTCCCGGCTCGCGCCGCCGCGGGGTCGGCGGCTCCCGGTGCCGAGGGTTCGCCGGCTCGGGCTCCCCACCAGACCTCGGTACGCACCAACTCCGTCGGCGTTCTTACGCCGGACGACACCTGGGGGCCCGACGGAGGCATCGAGGTCTCGGCGCTCGGATACCTCCCGCGAAAGCTGGCCTGGGCGGACGCGGCGGCGGCGGGCTGGCGGATCGGACTCGAACGCGACCCGCTCGCCCTCGACGAGATCGTGGTCACGGCGAGTTCACTCCCGCGGCTCCGCTCGCAGATCGCCGTGCCCATGGAGACGGTGGAGGCCGAGGAGATCGACGCGGCCGGCGTGGCTTCCGCCGACGGGCTGCTTGCAGAGATTCCCGGCGTCCAGGTGACGGCCGGCACCCCGGTCGGCTCGAATCTCATGATCCGGGGCATCGGTGGCGCGCGCGTCCTCGTCCTGCTCGATGGCCAGCCGACCGCGGGCGCGCTGCTCGAAAACCGCGACCTGAGCCGCATGTCGCTGGCGGGCGTGGAGCGCGTGGAGATCGTGAAGGGCCCGTTGTCGTCCCTTTACGGCTCCGACGCTCTGGGCGGCGTCGTGAACGTCATCACCCAGCTTCCCGCCTCGGGGTTCCAGATCGATGCGCGCGCCGTGTCAGGCGGCGCCGGACGTCGCGAGGCGGAGGCGACGGCAAGCGGTGGAGGCCGTCTCCGGTACCGGATCACGGGCGGCTGGCGCCAGGAAGACCGGATCCCGGGGCTCGCCGATGGGGGGCGGAGCGCGTTCGCCCGCGTCTGGGACTTCCGGTCCCGCTTTCAGTTCAAGGCATCGAACGCCTGGGACCTCCTCGCCACCGCCACCTACCTCCGCGAGCGGCAGCGCTGGCCGGTGGGCGGCGCGTTCTCCGGGTTCAACGACAACGCGGGATTCTCGGGGTCGGTGGAGGCGCGGCGACCGCTGGGTGCCGGAACGTGGAGCGGAAGTCTCTTTCTCCAGGAATACGAGCACCTGTTCCGCAGCGCCCGTGGAGACGCCCCCATCGCCGATGAGGGTGACGACACCCAGTGGGAACGCCTGGCGAAGGGTGCCGCGGGGTATTCCGCCGTCCTGGGTGGACACTCCGTCGATGTCGGCTTCGAGGTCGCGAGCCGCGCGATCCGGTCGCCCGACAAGCTGGTCGAGGAGCGCGCGGCCGACCAACAGCTCGCGCTCTTCGCGCAGGACGCGTGGCGTCTCGGGGGGACCGTCGTGAGCGGGGGCGCCCGCCTCACCTGGAACGACCGCTGGGGCTCCAACCTCTCGCCGACCGTCGGCGTCACACGTCGCGCCGGGGAGCACGTGCACCTCCGCGCGGCGGTGGCCCGCGGCTTCCGGGCCCCCTCCTTCAAGGAGCTGGCCTGGAACTTCGTCAACGTGGGGGGCGGCTACGTCCTCCAGGGGTTCCCGGATCTGGATCCGGAGCGCTCGTGGAACATCTCCGGCGGGGTGGAATGGCAACCGGCGTCGACCCTTCGGATGGAAGTCGAGGCCTTCTCCAACCGCATTCGGAACCTCATCGAGCCCGGGTTCGTCGGTAATGCCGAGAGCGGTCTCCTCGTCTTCTCCCCGCGGAACGTCGCGGACGCGATCACGCGCGGGTTCGAGTTCAGCCTCCGGGCCGTCCTGGATCGCGCGGAGTTCACCGCGGGCTACGCGTACCTCGACGCGTACGCGGTCGACTCCGGGCTTCCGCTGGACCGGCGCGCCGCACATTCCGCGCGCGCCCGGGCGGCGTGGACCGCCGAGGCGCTCTCCGGGCTGCGGCTCGATGCCACGGCACATCTCACGGGCGCCGCGCCGATCATCGGAACCGGCGCCGACGGGAGCGACGCGAGGATCGGCACGCAGGAGCGGTTCGTGGCCATCGACCTGCAGATCTCCGTCGATCTCGGGCGGAGGCTCAAGCTCGTGGCGGGCGTCGACAACCTGTTCGATGCCCGCCCGGCGGGTTGGCAGGGGGCGATAGAACGGAAGCTGCGGTTGGGGCTCGCGGTCGAGGAGCTGTTCGCCCGCTGA
- a CDS encoding OsmC family protein — translation MNRDGIQVRWDGGLRFSADRADHETRIDGDEGIAPSPVALMVESVAACAAIDVVVILQKGRQELTGLSVRARARRADAAPRYVKGLQFDFHVSGDVDEAKARRAVMLSFERYCSVYHSLRKDMELEWTLTLNGEPAGGQD, via the coding sequence ATGAACAGGGACGGAATCCAGGTCCGGTGGGACGGCGGACTCAGGTTCAGCGCCGACCGAGCCGACCACGAGACGCGAATCGACGGGGACGAGGGCATCGCCCCCAGCCCGGTCGCCCTTATGGTGGAGTCCGTCGCCGCCTGTGCCGCGATCGACGTGGTGGTCATTCTTCAGAAGGGGCGCCAGGAACTCACCGGGCTCTCGGTCCGGGCGAGGGCGCGCAGGGCGGACGCGGCGCCGCGCTACGTGAAGGGTCTCCAGTTCGACTTCCACGTCTCCGGCGACGTGGACGAGGCGAAGGCCCGGCGGGCCGTCATGCTCTCCTTCGAGCGCTACTGCTCCGTCTACCATTCGCTCCGGAAGGATATGGAACTCGAATGGACGCTGACCCTCAACGGCGAGCCCGCGGGCGGACAGGACTGA
- a CDS encoding DUF6265 family protein, with the protein MSTARAFRCPARVFRRRATWVAVAFAAVVHAIGATGATGQDADPAGHPAPDAPSRAVDLEELAWIAGHWGGDAFGGQIEEGWFGPAGRSMSGSFRLVQDGLAVMYELLLLEQDDDGEIYYRFKHVGRGWEPWEETRLEYRLTALDGRKATFRSTAETPQPNAPWWFTYESPTSTELIVTIHGSTGGDPTVLSMKRR; encoded by the coding sequence ATGTCGACGGCGCGGGCCTTTCGCTGCCCGGCGCGAGTCTTTCGCCGGCGGGCGACATGGGTCGCCGTCGCGTTCGCAGCCGTCGTCCACGCGATCGGCGCCACCGGAGCGACGGGTCAGGATGCGGATCCGGCGGGCCATCCGGCGCCCGACGCGCCCTCACGGGCCGTCGATCTCGAGGAGCTGGCATGGATCGCCGGCCACTGGGGCGGGGACGCCTTCGGGGGACAGATCGAGGAGGGGTGGTTCGGCCCGGCGGGGCGCTCGATGTCCGGCTCCTTCCGCCTCGTGCAGGACGGTCTCGCGGTCATGTACGAGTTGCTGCTCCTGGAGCAGGACGACGATGGCGAGATCTACTACCGGTTCAAGCACGTCGGGCGGGGCTGGGAACCCTGGGAGGAGACGCGCCTCGAATACCGTCTCACGGCCCTCGACGGCCGGAAGGCCACCTTCCGGAGCACGGCGGAGACACCACAGCCGAACGCTCCCTGGTGGTTCACGTACGAGAGCCCGACGAGCACCGAACTGATCGTGACCATCCACGGCAGCACGGGCGGCGATCCGACGGTGCTGTCGATGAAGAGGCGATGA
- a CDS encoding M20/M25/M40 family metallo-hydrolase has translation MSFSADPLHLTTILTDLVATNSVNPRLVEGAPGETEIARLTARHMREAGLEVARYEPEAGRPSVVGRLAGAGSGQALMLNAHYDTVGVEGMEAPFSPSLRDGRLYGRGAYDMKGALAACIEAARLLREAGTRLAGDVLVAAVADEEYASLGTADLLERRVRGELAFDAAIVTEPTSLDLCVAHRGFTWIEITTRGRAAHGSRYREGIDANVRMGRILHRLEAFMGELQSRPGHPLLGPPSMHAPLLEGGSGISTYSPRCTLRVERRTVPPETRESVEAEIAAIIEDLRAEDPSLEVAWSTFFHREPFETTPEAPVAACVSRAARTVLGSAPEVIGDSPWMDSALTQAAGVDSVVIGPAGEGAHADVEWVDLASCARLAEILAEAAADYCG, from the coding sequence TTGAGCTTCTCCGCCGACCCGCTGCACCTCACAACCATCCTCACGGATCTCGTCGCCACGAACTCCGTGAACCCCAGGCTGGTGGAGGGGGCGCCCGGCGAGACGGAGATCGCGCGCCTCACGGCGCGGCACATGCGCGAGGCGGGCCTCGAGGTGGCGCGGTACGAGCCCGAGGCGGGGCGGCCGAGCGTCGTCGGGCGCCTCGCGGGCGCGGGGAGCGGACAGGCGCTGATGCTGAACGCCCACTACGACACGGTCGGGGTGGAGGGCATGGAGGCGCCGTTCTCGCCGAGCTTGCGGGACGGACGGCTCTACGGACGGGGGGCCTACGACATGAAGGGGGCGCTCGCCGCCTGCATCGAGGCCGCCCGACTCCTCCGCGAAGCGGGAACGCGCCTGGCAGGCGATGTCCTCGTGGCCGCCGTGGCCGACGAGGAATACGCGAGCCTCGGCACCGCGGACCTGCTCGAACGGCGCGTACGCGGCGAACTCGCGTTTGACGCCGCGATCGTCACCGAACCCACGTCGCTGGATCTGTGCGTGGCCCACCGCGGATTCACGTGGATCGAGATCACGACGCGCGGGCGCGCCGCCCACGGCAGCCGGTACCGGGAGGGCATCGATGCGAACGTGAGAATGGGACGCATCCTGCACCGGCTGGAGGCGTTCATGGGAGAACTCCAGTCCCGGCCGGGGCACCCCCTCCTCGGCCCCCCGTCGATGCACGCGCCGCTGCTCGAGGGCGGAAGCGGGATCAGCACCTACTCTCCGCGCTGCACGCTCCGGGTCGAGCGGCGCACCGTGCCGCCCGAGACGCGGGAGTCCGTGGAAGCCGAGATCGCGGCCATCATCGAGGACCTGCGCGCGGAGGACCCGTCGCTCGAGGTCGCCTGGTCGACCTTCTTCCACCGCGAACCCTTCGAGACGACGCCGGAGGCGCCGGTCGCGGCCTGCGTATCGCGCGCCGCCCGCACCGTTCTGGGCAGCGCACCGGAGGTCATCGGAGACTCTCCGTGGATGGACTCCGCGCTGACGCAGGCCGCGGGCGTCGACAGCGTCGTGATCGGCCCGGCCGGCGAGGGCGCGCACGCCGACGTGGAGTGGGTGGACCTCGCATCGTGCGCGAGGCTGGCCGAGATCCTCGCGGAGGCGGCCGCCGACTACTGCGGCTGA
- a CDS encoding HmuY family protein codes for MSRSTLLPARIPFRALMIPLALAALAACESEVAAPAEETFEEGVLTIDASSPVSFGYVSLTGGGALPSPADPGGSTAWDMAFRRFSVRLNGGVAGPGSVSAVSLGNNAGLTADQVAALTPEDGEAAFAAVTAADIPAGGFVEDALAPETGPSWFRFDRQSGSIMANPGAAWKLREGSGRGYGVIRMVEIAMQGERPVGATIQFRRHDPGGSLGAPESLALDLTRGPVFVSLSNGIVRDPAGCGWDVATSPEFTIQVNEACGAGTFPLDPTDDFTALARADDAPDYAGFLSTIAGAFPATVGDAQGAFWYSIRQNNRMWPTYNVYFVRVGAEVYKVQLFDYYNATGDSGHPSVRFQRLR; via the coding sequence ATGTCCAGAAGCACACTTCTCCCGGCGCGGATCCCGTTCCGCGCACTGATGATTCCACTCGCGCTCGCCGCCCTTGCGGCCTGCGAGTCGGAAGTCGCCGCCCCCGCCGAAGAGACGTTCGAAGAAGGGGTGCTCACGATCGACGCCTCCTCGCCCGTCTCCTTCGGCTACGTGAGTCTGACCGGTGGCGGGGCGCTCCCGAGCCCGGCGGACCCGGGTGGTTCCACAGCGTGGGACATGGCCTTCCGCAGGTTTTCCGTGCGGCTGAACGGCGGCGTCGCGGGCCCCGGCAGCGTCTCCGCGGTCAGCCTGGGGAACAACGCGGGGCTGACCGCGGATCAGGTCGCCGCGCTGACGCCGGAAGACGGCGAAGCGGCGTTCGCGGCGGTCACCGCCGCCGACATTCCGGCGGGGGGATTCGTCGAGGATGCCCTGGCGCCGGAGACGGGACCGTCGTGGTTCCGCTTCGACCGCCAGTCGGGCTCGATCATGGCGAACCCCGGCGCGGCCTGGAAGCTGCGAGAGGGTTCGGGGCGCGGATACGGCGTGATTCGCATGGTGGAGATCGCGATGCAGGGCGAGAGGCCCGTGGGCGCGACGATCCAGTTCCGCCGTCACGACCCGGGCGGCAGCCTCGGCGCGCCGGAAAGCCTGGCGCTGGACCTCACGCGCGGTCCCGTCTTCGTGAGCCTGTCGAACGGGATCGTGCGCGACCCCGCCGGTTGCGGCTGGGACGTCGCGACATCGCCCGAATTCACGATACAGGTGAACGAGGCCTGCGGCGCGGGAACCTTCCCGCTCGACCCGACGGACGACTTCACGGCGCTCGCCCGGGCGGACGACGCTCCGGATTACGCCGGCTTCCTCTCGACGATCGCCGGCGCGTTTCCGGCCACGGTGGGAGATGCGCAGGGCGCGTTCTGGTACAGCATCCGGCAGAACAATCGAATGTGGCCGACCTACAACGTCTACTTCGTCCGCGTGGGCGCGGAGGTCTACAAGGTGCAGCTCTTCGACTACTACAACGCGACCGGGGATTCGGGCCATCCGTCGGTGAGGTTCCAGCGGCTCCGGTGA
- the lepB gene encoding signal peptidase I: MARDRKVKNGSGEADEAAGGKRERSPSPPAFSAAWFRDWGRTLFVALLIFLFFRTFLLATFVITSGSMEGTLLVGDFLLVNKTSLGAPIPFTNARIPGYAEPEYGDIIVFRADHSPGLDIVKRTLGLPGDTLRMEGGILYRNGVALDEPYVRRNPRQRDEGDLRMQWQVAHLIPDPERGEYKPTRDNWGPLVVPPERYFMLGDNREESLDSRYWGFVERGKMQGRPFFIYFSYDREALKPVKFITAMRPGRIGPSPD; the protein is encoded by the coding sequence ATGGCACGAGATCGGAAAGTAAAGAACGGTTCCGGAGAGGCGGACGAGGCCGCGGGAGGGAAGCGGGAACGTTCCCCGTCTCCGCCGGCGTTCAGCGCGGCGTGGTTCCGCGACTGGGGCCGCACGCTCTTCGTTGCGCTCCTCATCTTCCTGTTCTTCCGGACGTTCCTGCTGGCGACGTTCGTGATCACGTCGGGGTCGATGGAGGGGACCCTCCTCGTCGGCGATTTCCTGCTCGTGAACAAGACGTCGCTCGGTGCGCCGATCCCGTTTACGAATGCCCGCATCCCGGGATACGCGGAGCCGGAATACGGGGACATCATCGTGTTCCGGGCGGACCATTCTCCGGGGCTGGATATCGTCAAGCGCACCCTGGGTCTGCCCGGCGACACGCTGCGCATGGAGGGGGGGATCCTCTACCGGAACGGCGTCGCGCTCGACGAGCCTTACGTCCGCCGGAATCCGCGACAGCGGGATGAAGGGGATCTCCGGATGCAGTGGCAAGTCGCGCACCTGATCCCGGATCCCGAGCGGGGCGAGTACAAACCCACGCGGGACAACTGGGGGCCCCTCGTGGTGCCGCCGGAACGCTACTTCATGTTGGGGGATAACCGGGAGGAGAGCCTCGATTCACGGTACTGGGGCTTCGTCGAGCGCGGGAAGATGCAGGGCCGGCCCTTCTTCATCTACTTCTCGTACGACCGGGAGGCGCTGAAGCCCGTTAAATTCATCACGGCAATGAGGCCGGGAAGGATCGGACCCTCGCCGGACTGA
- a CDS encoding efflux RND transporter periplasmic adaptor subunit, translating to MRVNRAVALAAAFSCAGCDSPSADEAAATHSHAGGGVVTHWTESLELFVEYPPHVREVASEPWGIHLTWLADWKPVREGRLRLVLRGPGGAREEIVMQAPASPGVYSASPTLTEVGTWRADLTLTARGADHTISMGQLEVFASEDALPHDVEQPLPGLIALLKEEQWAMPFEVAVAETRRIPNSIPVTGEITAPAGGLAHVSTPVEGLVLVQGPSPAPGQAVREGETLALIAPTSLHDSYARMLADVEDAEREAARAERLFAAGAIAERRLEEAHHDLEVARSAFEAVGGSLSADGDDGSDPNVYRLRSPIGGVIADRHVAPGEHVATGTHAFTVVRPDPLWFVARVPARHAEAAGGVSGAWFTVEGATRTHAADRVVSVGSIIDPESRALPVRFAVANPGGVLKVGMLAEGHLLLGEPVEGVVVPTPAILDEDGLSVVYVKVGGEAFQRRVVETGPSDGSWTIVHSGVASGEQVVAVGAYQVRLASLGEVEILDHGHPH from the coding sequence ATGCGCGTGAACCGGGCGGTCGCCCTTGCGGCGGCGTTCTCTTGTGCGGGGTGTGATTCACCGTCCGCCGACGAGGCGGCGGCCACCCATTCCCATGCCGGCGGTGGTGTCGTGACGCACTGGACCGAGTCGCTCGAACTCTTCGTCGAGTACCCTCCGCACGTCCGGGAGGTCGCGAGCGAACCGTGGGGCATCCACCTCACGTGGCTGGCGGACTGGAAGCCGGTGCGGGAGGGACGCCTCCGGCTGGTGCTCCGGGGACCCGGCGGCGCCCGCGAAGAGATCGTCATGCAGGCCCCGGCGAGCCCGGGCGTCTACAGCGCGAGCCCGACCCTCACGGAGGTCGGGACATGGCGGGCGGACCTGACCCTCACGGCCCGCGGCGCGGACCACACGATCTCGATGGGGCAGCTGGAGGTGTTCGCGAGCGAAGATGCGCTCCCGCACGACGTGGAGCAGCCGCTTCCGGGGCTGATCGCGCTCCTGAAGGAAGAGCAGTGGGCGATGCCGTTCGAGGTTGCGGTCGCGGAGACGCGCCGGATTCCGAACTCGATCCCGGTCACCGGGGAGATCACGGCTCCCGCGGGCGGTCTCGCGCACGTCTCGACGCCGGTGGAGGGCCTCGTGCTCGTCCAGGGGCCGTCGCCCGCCCCGGGCCAGGCGGTGCGGGAGGGAGAGACGTTGGCCTTGATCGCCCCCACGAGCCTCCACGATTCGTACGCCCGCATGCTGGCGGATGTGGAGGATGCCGAGCGCGAGGCGGCCCGGGCAGAGCGTCTCTTCGCCGCCGGAGCCATCGCCGAGCGCCGTCTGGAAGAGGCCCACCATGACCTCGAGGTGGCCCGGTCGGCGTTCGAGGCAGTGGGAGGCAGTCTCTCCGCCGACGGGGACGACGGTTCCGATCCGAACGTCTACCGGCTTCGGAGTCCGATCGGGGGCGTGATCGCGGATCGTCACGTGGCCCCCGGCGAGCACGTCGCCACCGGGACGCACGCGTTCACGGTCGTGCGGCCCGATCCGCTGTGGTTCGTCGCGCGGGTTCCGGCCCGCCACGCCGAAGCGGCCGGCGGAGTCAGCGGCGCATGGTTCACCGTCGAGGGCGCGACCCGCACGCACGCCGCCGACCGCGTCGTGTCCGTGGGCAGCATCATCGATCCGGAGAGCCGGGCGCTCCCGGTTCGGTTCGCGGTGGCGAACCCGGGCGGGGTGCTCAAGGTGGGGATGCTGGCCGAGGGACATCTGCTCCTCGGCGAGCCCGTGGAAGGCGTGGTGGTCCCGACGCCGGCGATCCTGGACGAAGACGGGCTCTCCGTCGTCTACGTGAAGGTCGGCGGCGAAGCGTTTCAGCGGCGGGTGGTGGAGACCGGCCCCTCGGACGGATCGTGGACCATCGTTCACTCCGGCGTTGCGAGCGGGGAGCAGGTCGTCGCGGTCGGCGCCTACCAGGTGAGACTGGCCTCGCTCGGCGAAGTGGAGATCTTGGACCACGGGCATCCGCACTGA
- a CDS encoding carboxypeptidase-like regulatory domain-containing protein, whose translation MAALTLVAGGVLAGSPGAAVAQEETERQTAELIGQVVSASTGLPIEGARVILMGSGYGAITDVEGNFRVPQTWAGRDSIEVRFIGYEAGYTHIDLEPGQTTRVTLTLSSTVIRIADLTVEVRQTRRARNLEGFLERRGRGFGTFFTPRDIINRNPRLPSDLLRGLPNVSVGRIEYGIAKVFLGDGARLNCPPALYLDGMYQAGMQFDDLPRDDLGAVEVYKREVETPMEFMRTGSTCGAIVVWTPSGAGFLDWAGDLPNPFE comes from the coding sequence TTGGCGGCACTGACCCTTGTCGCCGGAGGCGTGCTGGCGGGTTCGCCGGGCGCGGCTGTGGCGCAGGAGGAGACGGAACGGCAGACGGCGGAGCTGATCGGGCAGGTGGTCAGCGCCTCGACGGGGCTTCCGATCGAAGGGGCACGCGTGATCCTCATGGGCTCCGGGTACGGGGCGATCACCGATGTCGAAGGCAACTTCCGGGTCCCGCAGACCTGGGCCGGCAGGGACTCGATCGAGGTCCGGTTCATCGGCTACGAAGCCGGCTATACGCACATCGACCTCGAGCCCGGGCAGACGACACGCGTCACCCTGACCCTTTCGAGCACCGTCATTCGCATCGCGGATCTCACCGTGGAGGTCCGCCAGACCCGCCGCGCGCGGAACCTCGAGGGCTTCCTCGAACGCAGGGGACGGGGATTCGGGACCTTCTTCACGCCGCGGGACATCATCAACCGCAACCCGCGGCTCCCCAGCGACCTCCTGCGCGGCCTGCCGAACGTCTCCGTGGGCCGAATCGAATACGGGATCGCGAAAGTCTTCCTCGGCGACGGCGCGCGGCTCAACTGTCCGCCGGCGCTCTACCTGGACGGGATGTACCAGGCGGGGATGCAGTTCGACGACCTCCCGAGGGACGACCTGGGCGCGGTCGAGGTCTACAAGCGTGAGGTCGAGACGCCCATGGAATTTATGCGCACAGGCTCGACCTGCGGCGCGATCGTCGTGTGGACGCCGAGCGGCGCGGGCTTCCTGGACTGGGCCGGGGACCTTCCCAATCCCTTCGAATAG
- a CDS encoding class I SAM-dependent methyltransferase — MGLYSEHIFPRLMESGLKGELHRRYRRRVLSRAQGHVLEVGFGTGLNVECYPMSVRRVTGIDPAAVLERRVRARIARAPFRVDRVIHDAADRLPFPDGHFDTVTTTWTLCSIERLRDALLELRRALKPSGELLFLEHGRNDKGWVSRLQDTLNPIQNVVACGCNINRKIDAEIEGGGFRIVDLDRFTMPGVPRALGSVYLGVATPRGGGGLERPRGTGP; from the coding sequence GTGGGGCTGTACTCCGAACACATCTTTCCGCGTCTCATGGAGAGCGGGCTCAAGGGCGAACTGCATCGCAGGTACCGGCGCCGGGTCCTCTCCCGTGCGCAGGGGCACGTGCTCGAAGTCGGCTTCGGCACCGGGCTCAATGTCGAATGTTACCCGATGTCGGTTCGCCGCGTCACGGGGATCGATCCCGCGGCCGTACTCGAACGCCGCGTACGCGCCCGCATCGCCCGTGCCCCCTTCCGCGTCGACCGCGTGATCCACGACGCCGCCGACCGACTCCCCTTTCCGGATGGGCACTTCGACACGGTGACGACCACCTGGACGCTGTGTTCGATCGAGCGGCTCCGGGACGCCCTCCTCGAACTGAGGCGGGCGCTGAAACCCTCCGGCGAACTCCTCTTCCTCGAGCACGGACGGAACGACAAAGGCTGGGTCTCGCGCCTCCAGGACACGCTGAACCCGATCCAGAACGTCGTCGCCTGCGGCTGCAACATAAACCGGAAGATCGATGCCGAGATCGAAGGCGGCGGATTCCGGATTGTCGACCTCGACCGGTTTACGATGCCGGGAGTGCCCCGGGCGCTGGGTTCCGTCTACCTCGGCGTGGCCACACCGCGCGGCGGCGGAGGCCTCGAGAGACCGCGGGGGACGGGGCCGTGA